Proteins co-encoded in one Haloarcula sp. CBA1127 genomic window:
- a CDS encoding ParA family protein, producing MTHRLTVASAKGGVGKTTVAINLAGALNDRDHDVLLVDMDPQGVATEGLGHAEAYDAEPPTLADTLLAGDRRHLAQELLLDHPEMDLLPSNVDLLNTERDLTLADVAADLQDRGVDATSVIQSGTLLEDTCLDEDLPHARYQLDKVLREVEDDYDYVIVDSPPYYGEILDNCLYAAPNVVIPALAEGTSQRAVELLYDELDAMERETDVRCIPALAVANRIRASTNEAKEMLEWFDAAFAETPLIEIRERVALQYSFDAGVTLFEYEPGNDMTDRFTDAAKHVEDFFNE from the coding sequence ATGACACATAGACTCACCGTCGCAAGTGCGAAAGGAGGGGTTGGCAAGACGACTGTTGCCATCAACCTCGCCGGCGCGCTGAATGATCGCGACCACGACGTTCTACTCGTTGATATGGACCCGCAGGGGGTCGCAACCGAGGGTCTGGGACACGCGGAGGCCTACGACGCAGAACCACCGACGCTGGCCGACACACTACTCGCCGGCGACCGCAGACACCTGGCCCAGGAGCTTCTCTTGGATCATCCCGAGATGGACCTCCTGCCCAGCAACGTTGATCTCCTCAACACAGAACGCGACCTCACACTCGCCGACGTTGCTGCAGACCTTCAGGACCGTGGCGTCGACGCCACATCGGTAATCCAGAGCGGGACGCTCCTGGAGGACACCTGTCTCGACGAGGACCTGCCGCACGCTCGCTACCAGCTTGACAAAGTGCTCCGCGAGGTCGAGGATGACTATGACTACGTCATCGTCGACTCGCCGCCGTACTACGGCGAAATCCTAGACAACTGCCTCTACGCGGCTCCGAACGTCGTCATCCCAGCACTTGCCGAGGGCACGTCTCAGCGCGCTGTCGAACTCCTCTACGACGAACTCGACGCGATGGAACGTGAGACTGACGTACGTTGTATCCCCGCGCTCGCAGTTGCCAATCGCATCCGTGCGTCGACGAACGAGGCCAAGGAAATGCTGGAGTGGTTTGACGCGGCATTTGCGGAGACTCCACTCATCGAGATCCGCGAACGCGTGGCCCTGCAGTACTCGTTCGACGCCGGCGTAACACTATTCGAGTACGAGCCAGGCAACGATATGACTGACCGCTTTACCGACGCCGCGAAACACGTGGAGGACTTCTTCAATGAGTGA
- a CDS encoding winged helix-turn-helix domain-containing protein, protein MAAETTDSEAFADGTPLVELFGKPARAKLLSVFVDERENDLSISEVSRQAGIARSTTYDHLEFLIDLGIVEETRETGPSTRYQLNGDSPIAERLYELDGLVLRQLLELDDNV, encoded by the coding sequence ATGGCAGCCGAAACCACTGACAGTGAGGCGTTCGCCGACGGAACACCGCTCGTCGAACTATTCGGAAAACCAGCCCGGGCAAAGCTCCTGAGCGTATTCGTCGACGAGCGGGAAAACGACCTCTCGATTTCAGAGGTGTCTCGGCAGGCGGGCATCGCACGGTCCACCACCTACGACCACCTGGAGTTCCTGATTGACCTCGGTATCGTCGAAGAGACGCGAGAAACCGGCCCGAGTACCCGATACCAGCTGAACGGAGACAGCCCGATCGCGGAGCGACTCTACGAGCTCGACGGACTGGTCCTCCGGCAGCTCTTGGAATTAGATGACAACGTGTAG
- a CDS encoding tyrosine-type recombinase/integrase: MSRTTDTPRYSTMSLTECEAFYHDEIKPEMRADGLDPRTETPPYAWLKDRYAGFVGHLSRKLDLSPGEFYEEIGVPPKDPPTEEPFGFVEDDATQEALDNYLEELATRQGRAEATVNTRRSVLRKYVRVYQNVHGEDDLLTGICEGSRAEEKDRVADTFDVLRRQEDALNTHASKLKYVQEVRQFYQHQVDFGAADFDPTYRLEKRMGWDSEPEWDNPALEADQVRVLHAAAETDEDRLLVIAVCGWGLRPSEAAALRVGQLVLGAGDEEGGPHIEFEEGERKNGPGSVSLLTGLDAVDERLDDLANRDGWNGFLFPSSRSRSGHISTSTIRRRFQSLAEEADVTVDGERPTPKLGRRFWYTTYGDAVRRVAERFADVAEEQGSTDEGVVLDNYLSEAEQRRHRRQEMRDELEGLFN; encoded by the coding sequence ATGTCCAGAACAACCGACACGCCGCGCTACTCAACGATGAGCCTCACCGAATGCGAAGCGTTCTACCACGATGAAATCAAGCCGGAGATGCGGGCCGACGGCCTCGATCCCCGGACGGAAACCCCTCCCTATGCGTGGCTGAAAGACCGCTACGCGGGCTTTGTTGGTCACCTCTCCCGGAAGTTAGACCTCTCACCCGGCGAGTTCTATGAGGAGATCGGGGTCCCTCCCAAGGACCCACCGACCGAGGAACCCTTCGGGTTCGTCGAAGACGATGCGACCCAGGAAGCGCTGGATAATTATTTGGAGGAGCTCGCAACCCGCCAGGGCCGCGCCGAAGCCACCGTCAACACGCGGCGGTCTGTGCTCCGGAAATACGTACGCGTTTACCAGAACGTCCACGGGGAAGACGACCTCCTCACCGGCATCTGTGAGGGGTCAAGAGCCGAAGAGAAAGACCGTGTCGCCGATACCTTCGACGTGCTCCGACGGCAAGAAGATGCGCTGAATACGCACGCCTCGAAGCTCAAATACGTCCAGGAAGTCCGGCAGTTCTACCAACACCAAGTCGACTTCGGGGCTGCCGATTTTGACCCGACCTACCGTCTAGAAAAACGGATGGGGTGGGACTCAGAACCGGAGTGGGATAACCCTGCCCTCGAGGCCGACCAAGTCCGCGTGCTCCACGCTGCTGCAGAAACCGACGAGGACCGTCTGCTCGTCATCGCTGTCTGTGGCTGGGGTCTGCGTCCGAGCGAAGCCGCAGCGCTGCGCGTAGGGCAGCTCGTCCTCGGTGCAGGAGACGAAGAAGGCGGCCCCCACATCGAGTTCGAAGAAGGTGAACGGAAGAACGGGCCGGGGAGCGTCTCACTGCTGACGGGACTAGATGCCGTCGACGAACGTCTCGACGACCTGGCCAATCGCGACGGCTGGAACGGGTTTCTGTTTCCGTCCTCACGCTCGAGGAGCGGCCACATCTCCACGTCGACCATTCGTCGCCGGTTCCAGAGCCTCGCTGAAGAGGCCGACGTTACTGTCGACGGCGAGCGTCCGACCCCGAAGCTCGGGCGACGGTTCTGGTACACGACCTACGGGGATGCTGTCCGGCGTGTCGCCGAGCGCTTTGCCGACGTGGCCGAGGAGCAGGGTTCCACTGACGAGGGTGTCGTTCTCGATAACTACCTCTCCGAAGCCGAGCAGCGCCGTCATCGGCGTCAAGAGATGCGTGACGAGTTAGAGGGGTTGTTCAATTGA